gacataaaaaataataataaatcaagaTACTTTTACTCTTCAACATAAGtggaacaaaaaatgaaaaaaaatattattgaataTTTAGATTTCACTGCTTTTATACTAAAAGTGACTTAGAAAtgaattatcttaaaaataaaacataatgttAAAAGAATGTAATGAATAAATGAGAGAAATTGTCACATTTAGCTCATcatgaaaaacagcagaatgttCCAAACAGTTCTTTAAAAGATCCTtgccttttttatgttctttaattgttttttgaaatttCCTGATAATcatacaattattattatttttttaaacctttttgtgTCAGTGTAAAGCCATTTTATTCAGTGTACTTGTCACAAACAAATTCAATAAagcaattgtaaaaaaaaaataaaaacaacttaacaTTTGATGCAGTTCTATAAGCTACTTTGATTATAAAGTCTAAgttaaaagagaagaaaactaAAGAAGAGAGCTAAAGAGGATTAGTGGATCTAGAGTGGGAGAAAAATCAATAGaaattgaaacatttctttgcacatcataagaaaatgaaagaaaatgcaaaactgtaaaacttttacatccatcagttaaaaaaaaatctatcctTAGTCCTTCTTTTCTCAGTCAAGACAAGCAAAACTAGTTTCTAAACtggtaaaaacaactttatgtcATTTCGATCGCTCCCTCCTGAAGAGGCGTTTCAGACTGGGGGGCATTAGTTTTCGCTTTGTCcttctttttccccttttttttcctggagaaacaaaaaacatagcAAAAGAGAAGCATTATTAAAAGTCACGCTTGAATTTAAGTtgcctaaaaaagcaaaagaccTTACTTTGATTTAACTACCAGGAATGTCACTGTTCCAATGACGGCAATGACGATTAGAGCGAGGAGGACTCCACAGATGATCGCTGTTGAACAGAATACCACATGAGGGTTTAATGTACACAAaggacactttttaaaaatacttggTTGGAAACtgacaaatgtaaaatgttaaagcagGGATGACAAGTTGTGTAAAGGAAACATTGAAAAGTGTTTTGCAAATGATCAATTGAATAGCTTACTAACCAATAGGGGTGTCTGGCTCATCTTCCTCCATTTCATCTCCATCATCTGTGAACAAAAATCATAGTGTCAGTACATATCCCCCCCATCAATACTTTTAATTCTGTTATAGTATAAATTGGCCTCGTTTTGATTAAACATCTGGAAACGTGAACTCACCATGGATACCAGCACAGGTGGCATTGCAGCTTTTCTGGTCAAAGAATCTGTTCCCGTTTCCAAGACATCCGGTCCAAATGAATTTTTTACACTTGTCGTGGACTGAGTCATAGTAGTATCTCAAAAACGTGCCGGTGCATCCCCcgctttccttttttaaatggcaGGATTTAGATGCTGTGAAATGAGAGaggattcacatttattagcATGATCTCATTGTCATAACTGTGCTGATTGTTGACACTTTACAGTTCCActgtttgaccactaggtggcacaCTGCTTTCAGCTAATAGCAGCGAGGTGGCTCTCAAAAGGCAACTAAAAGttaatgaaaagcaaaaattaattaTAGGTTTCTGACCAAAAATTAAACATAGCTCACCAGtgactaataataataaaaatgcatgtgTTTAGTTTTTGCAATTAAGTGTTTCAAGAAGGTTTTTATCTATTCTCAGTCTAACAGACCATAAATCTTATCAGCAAATCAGGCTCCAGAGTCCACCAACAGCCTGAAAGAAGGCCTTGTGTTCGGTCTTGGCTAATCTAGTTAATTCACTCTGCTCCacatgtactttttaaaaaaaaatgaaaaacaagtgtAACATTTACCTTCCCGGGGATAGAAACTTTCTGCATTGGGTGAACAGTTTCTCAGGCAATCTCTTTCACTTGAAAAGCGGTTGGCATTTCCTCCTTCGCCTTGGTAAAAGAAAGGGTTGCACTTGTCGATTTGGGGATCATAATAGACAGAGAAGGCAAAAGTGGTGCCACGTCCCATATCAGGAGGTTCTTTGCAGAATTCTAatgagaaatgaaaaagaaataaggTTATTAACATTGGAAAATTGGGAATTATACCTtttacttttgaataaaaaaatgctgcaaaatttGAGATTATCATCACAGAATACAGAATATtaaacagaatatttaaaaaaaatgtgaaaaaaacatgatccGATGTATGACTAATGTTTGACCAACCGCCACCCTTTTTTATGAGGGCAATAAAAGTACCACATAGTTTTCAGTTGTCCGACCTTGATAGATTTCACAGAAATGAagcactctttttttaaacaaacctcTCACACTCTGACTCTTCCCACAATTACAAATTTTATCCTGATATGAATgcaaatttcatttcatttcatcatttcatttaaagaaaagcagcttttcccCCTCTAAATTAGAACAATTTCAAGCAGAAGTTctttaaaagtgtaacaaaCACTATTTAAGGGTCATAATATGTACCTAaagtcaaagattttttttttaattaaaaaactgaaattacttGAGAAATGAACGTAGCACTGATTCACACAAATGTGTTCATCCCCAATAAAAGACACATGATTCTGAGTTATCACAACTTTCATAAAATTAactgaaaacaacaaatgaaaaaccaCAAACTCC
This genomic interval from Oryzias melastigma strain HK-1 unplaced genomic scaffold, ASM292280v2 sc02122, whole genome shotgun sequence contains the following:
- the LOC112140945 gene encoding kunitz-type U19-barytoxin-Tl1a, with product MTSSKMKNLLLLGIFLSVFQISLSNIPEFCKEPPDMGRGTTFAFSVYYDPQIDKCNPFFYQGEGGNANRFSSERDCLRNCSPNAESFYPREASKSCHLKKESGGCTGTFLRYYYDSVHDKCKKFIWTGCLGNGNRFFDQKSCNATCAGIHDDGDEMEEDEPDTPIAIICGVLLALIVIAVIGTVTFLVVKSKKKKGKKKDKAKTNAPQSETPLQEGAIEMT